One stretch of Miscanthus floridulus cultivar M001 chromosome 18, ASM1932011v1, whole genome shotgun sequence DNA includes these proteins:
- the LOC136522323 gene encoding early nodulin-93-like, with translation MSATAKTREMSTVSRASLDQKLALSKRCSREATLAGAKAAAVATIASAIPTVASVRMLLWAKANINPTGQALIISTVAGMAYFIAADKKILSLARRHSFEEAPEHLRNTSFQGTGRLHPAFFRP, from the exons ATGTCTGCTACTGCAAAGACCAGAGAGATGTCGACGGTGAGCCGTGCATCCCTTGACCAGAAGCTTGCCCTCTCCAAGCGCTGCTCGCGAG AGGCGACCCTTGCCGGAGCCAAGGCGGCAGCTGTGGCAACTATCGCCTCCGCGATTCCCACC GTGGCGAGCGTGAGGATGCTGCTGTGGGCGAAGGCCAACATCAACCCCACCGGCCAGGCCCTCATCATCTCAACGGTTGCTGGGATGGCCTACTTCATCGCCGCCGACAAGAAGATCCTCTCGCTCGCGAGGCGGCACTCGTTTGAGGAAGCTCCTGAGCACCTCAGGAACACCTCCTTCCAGGGCACCGGTCGCCTGCACCCGGCTTTCTTCAGGCCATGA